Proteins found in one Pelmatolapia mariae isolate MD_Pm_ZW linkage group LG7, Pm_UMD_F_2, whole genome shotgun sequence genomic segment:
- the znf532 gene encoding zinc finger protein 532 produces the protein MGDMKTPDFDDLLAAFDIPDMVDPKAAIESGHQDDHDGQLKQTSGGVTNSENEAQHPSAAHDVGVSVIVKNTRNLDTSEHCGTESERGRHFHSHSRLPSVHNGLNNILVSTIPTGAQYTKNGCKIPREEGQKMNNESFTFNQFSPISSTEEFDDDEKIEVEDPGDKQGGHTAGKGERNSKSAKRESLSKPKTNGDQKPDLNNNNCGTFRSCKFKNLSQSTLPEGKLEETMPKSHSKECQEGGQSSGLGNPSCLSQVKSKSSTKLSSCIAAIAALSAKKAGAEDLGTLDSPTTQQEPAQVKENSRVPEKPQDQESAMEITKRLLTRQPDSPSSVTSESSSKGSPASKTDTTPVIPKVRIKTIKTSTGQIKRTVTRVLPEFDPEGLKKRENSTSVMTTTNPSAIFSSPTRHCLPTTVLTTTGGPSIEITKQMTIKPVATAFLPVSAVKTAGSQVINLKLANNTTVKATVIPAASVQSASSAILKAANAIQQQTVMVPASSLANAKLVPKTVHLSNLSLLPHTVSSAACDLQHTLSKQPQHQQSQQAKQQTILTSQQSKKVSRVQVFTSSQSSVVDAFNKVLSSMNPVPVYVPNLSPPTSACISLPSLGYKCLECGDSFALEKSLTQHYERRSVRIEVTCNHCAKSIVFYNKCSLLSHARGHKDKGVVMQCSHLILKPIPADQMIGSSVAGPHNVNGTTTTTQAHAPAGQMQDKVSGAGNQPAVISAPSSAPVVAAMPLEDDASKLCRHSLKCLECNEMFQDDNSLAMHYQQASEHRSQKTCTICQMLLPNQCSFLSHQRIHQHKSPYICPECGASCRSVHFQSHVTKNCLHYTRRVGYRCIHCSVIFADVATLKSHIQSTHCEVFFKCPLCPMAFKSAPGTHSHAYTQHPGLKAGEPKMIYKCSMCDTVFTLQSLLYTHFDQHIINQKVSVFKCPDCSMHYAQKQLMLDHIKAIHGTLKTTEGPPNLGINLPLSTKPTNSNSTNSKSPRNNNKDGRNINGQNKGEKKPSALSVKKNNSNCSEDLKSPPSSGYTCKDCNSLFSSRELFVVHMRREHGKMLKKHPCRQCDKSFSSSHSLCRHNRLKHKGLRKVYTCPHCPALSQPFTKRVLLDQHIQLMHGVKDVGGKTHNMEALPDKEKSLSPKRKTEDDEGDPGLNSRGTISQPLKRLKVNILKVHKCAVCSFTTEDFAAFQEHIPQHKSDGSSYQCQECGLCYTSHRSLARHLFIVHRLKEPQGLGRYNGRSKEDEESQRENQFDVTDENSDGTPNTKCKVCGKMFETEGNLNTHMRTHGMAFIKAKRLSAVEK, from the exons ATGGGAGATATGAAGACGCCTGACTTTGATGACCTGCTGGCGGCCTTTGACATCCCTGACATGGTGGATCCTAAAGCCGCTATTGAATCTGGCCACCAAGATGACCATGATGGACAGCTCAAGCAAACCAGTGGTGGTGTGACTAACAGTGAGAATGAGGCCCAACACCCCTCAGCAGCACATGATGTAGGTGTTAGTGTCATTGTGAAGAACACACGAAACCTAGACACAAGTGAACATTGTGGGACTGAATCAGAGAGGGGTAGGCATTTCCACTCCCATTCCCGACTCCCTTCTGTTCACAATGGACTCAATAATATTTTGGTGTCCACAATACCAACTGGGGCTCAATACACGAAGAATGGATGTAAAATTCCCAGAGAGGAAGGCCAGAAAATGAACAATGAATCATTTACCTTCAATCAGTTTAGCCCAATTTCCAGCACAGAAGAGTTTGATGATGATGAGAAAATTGAGGTAGAAGACCCAGGAGACAAGCAGGGAGGTCACACAGCTGGGAAAGGGGAGCGGAACTCCAAATCTGCTAAACGGGAAAGTCTTTCCAAGCCCAAAACAAATGGAGACCAAAAGCCTGATCTTAACAACAATAACTGTGGTACTTTTAGAAGTTGTAAGTTCAAGAATCTCTCTCAGTCAACTTTACCTGAAGGGAAACTTGAGGAAACAATGCCCAAGTCTCATAGCAAAGAGTGCCAAGAAGGTGGGCAGTCATCGGGACTTGGTAATCCATCCTGCCTTTCACAAGTCAAATCCAAATCCTCAACAAAACTTTCATCTTGTATAGCAGCCATAGCTGCTCTAAGTGCCAAAAAAGCTGGTGCTGAAGACTTAGGTACTTTGGATTCTCCTACAACACAGCAAGAACCAGCACAGGTCAAAGAAAATTCAAGAGTCCCAGAGAAGCCACAGGATCAGGAATCAGCCATGGAGATTACAAAGAGACTGCTAACAAGACAACCAGACAGCCCCTCTAGTGTGACTAGTGAAAGCAGCAGCAAAGGTTCCCCTGCCTCAAAAACAGACACCACCCCAGTTATCCCAAAGGTCAGGATCAAAACAATCAAAACCTCAACTGGACAGATCAAGCGTACAGTCACCCGAGTCCTTCCAGAATTTGATCCTGAGGgtctgaaaaaaagagagaacagcACATCTGTCATGACAACCACTAATCCTAGTGCAATTTTTTCATCTCCAACAAGACATTGTCTTCCAACCACAGTATTAACCACCACAGGGGGACCTTCAATTGAAATAACCAAGCAAATGACAATTAAACCTGTTGCAACAGCATTCCTGCCAGTCTCAGCAGTCAAGACAGCTGGTTCCCAAGTTATCAACCTTAAGCTGGCTAACAACACAACAGTTAAAGCAACAGTCATCCCTGCTGCATCAGTACAAAGTGCCAGCAGTGCTATCTTGAAAGCTGCTAATGCCATCCAACAACAGACTGTCATGGTGCCTGCCTCTAGTCTGGCAAATGCCAAACTTGTGCCAAAGACAGTCCATCTTAGTAACCTCAGCCTTCTGCCTCATACAGTGTCCTCTGCTGCCTGTGATCTCCAACACACCTTGTCCAAACAGCCCCAACATCAGCAATCACAGCAAGCAAAACAGCAGACAATTCTCACCAGTCAGCAGTCAAAGAAAGTCTCTAGAGTTCAAGTGTTCACTAGTTCTCAAAGCTCTGTGGTGGATGCCTTCAATAAAGTCCTGAGTAGCATGAATCCGGTCCCTGTGTACGTCCCAAACCTCTCCCCACCAACCTCAGCCTGTATCTCTCTACCCTCACTTGGCTACAAGTGCTTGGAATGTGGAGATTCATTTGCTCTTGAGAAGAGCCTGACACAGCACTACGAGCGCCGCAGTGTGCGGATCGAGGTCACCTGCAACCACTGTGCCAAAAGTATAGTGTTCTATAACAAATGCAGCCTCTTGTCTCATGCTAGGGGTCACAAAGACAAAGGGGTGGTTATGCAGTGTTCACACCTAATCCTAAAACCCATCCCTGCAGATCAGATGATTGGTTCATCAGTTGCAGGACCACACAACGTTAATGGCACCACCACTACCACTCAAGCACATGCACCTGCGGGTCAAATGCAAGACAAGGTATCTGGTGCTGGGAACCAACCTGCAGTGATTTCAGCTCCAAGCAGTGCACCTGTTGTGGCAGCCATGCCGTTGGAGGATGACGCATCAAAGCTCTGCAGGCACAGCTTAAAATGCTTGGAGTGTAACGAAATGTTCCAGGATGACAACTCACTAGCAATGCACTATCAACAAGCATCGGAGCACAGAAGTCAG AAAACATGCACCATTTGCCAAATGCTTCTCCCAAATCAGTGCAGCTTTTTGTCACACCAGCGGATCCACCAGCACAAATCACCTTACATCTGCCCTGAGTGTGGTGCCAGTTGTCGCTCTGTCCACTTCCAGTCACATGTGACCAAAAACTGTCTGCATTACACTCGGAGAGTCGGCTACCG CTGTATCCACTGTAGTGTGATCTTTGCTGATGTCGCAACTCTAAAGTCCCACATACAAAGTACTCACTGTGAGgtcttttttaaatgtcctcTCTGCCCCATGGCCTTCAAGTCTGCACCgggaacacactcacatgcataTACACAGCATCCAGGACTGAAGGCAGGCGAGCCCAA gATGATCTATAAATGTTCCATGTGCGATACTGTGTTTACTCTTCAGTCCCTCCTCTACACACACTTTGACCAGCATATAATCAATCAGAAAGTTTCAGTGTTTAAATGTCCCGACTGCTCCATGCACTATGCACAAAAACAGCTCATGTTGGATCATATTAAG GCCATACATGGAACCTTGAAGACCACGGAGGGCCCGCCAAACCTGGGGATCAACCTTCCACTGAGCACGAAGCCCACTAATTCTAACAGCACCAACAGCAAGAGCCCCCGTAATAATAACAAAGATGGTAGAAATATCAACGGTCAAAACAAGGGAGAAAAGAAACCTTCAGCTTTGTcagtaaagaaaaataacagtaaCTGTTCAGAAGACTTAAAGAGCCCTCCCAGTTCAGGATACACATGTAAAGACTGCAATAGCCTCTTCAGTTCCAGGGAGCTCTTTGTGGTGCACATGAGGCGAGAACATGGCAAG ATGTTGAAAAAGCACCCCTGTCGACAGTGTGACAAGTCTTTCAGCTCCTCCCACAGCCTTTGCCGACACAATCGTCTCAAACACAAGGGCTTGCGGAAGGTCTACACCTGCCC GCACTGCCCAGCTCTCAGTCAGCCCTTTACTAAAAGAGTGTTGCTGGATCAGCACATTCAACTGATGCATGGAGTTAAAGATGTAGGGGGAAAGACTCATAACATGGAGGCTTTACCTGACAAAGAAAAG AGTCTCAGCCCCAAAAGGAAGACAGAAGATGATGAAGGAGATCCAGGGTTGAACTCCAGGGGGACTATCTCACAGCCACTGAAGAGGCTTAAGGTGAACATCCTCAAAGTTCACAAGTGTGCTGTCTGCAGCTTCACCACTGAAGATTTTGCCGCATTCCAAGAGCACATTCCTCAGCACAAGTCTGACGGCTCATCTTACCAGTGTCAAGAGTGCGGCCTGTGCTACACCTCCCACCGCTCACTGGCCCGACACCTCTTTATTGTCCACCGGCTGAAGGAGCCTCAAGGCCTTGGCCGATATAACGGACGGAGCAAGGAAGATGAGGAGAGTCAAAGAGAGAACCAGTTTGATGTTACTGATGAGAACAGCGATGGGACACCAAACACTAAATGTAAGGTGTGTGGGAAGATGTTTGAAACGGAGGGAAACCTGAACACTCACATGAGGACACACGGGATGGCATTCATAAAGGCAAAGAGACTAAGTGCAGTGGAAAAGTGA
- the oacyl gene encoding O-acyltransferase like protein codes for MTLHLVVFLLFVGGRGAVENTQTLTVSQRCLEDTNTFLREINQDEPKGYAVLMYDAFGKVGSNVVGGNTNQPGLLQQCRSAHGPSFSGQYCQVFLRQGRVQYFAGICVPDSCEKDDVQTLVLYDQLQFNQMSLIPPLPSILVNQSTQEMTMTHCLSSKIAPDTSDITCLFVCCVMVAIPLGATLLTAMIRWQWKRKVEPTLESSSLNAALNLYGTLKTSSSSSSETNSWNSNHPTRTSALQSRVYGCLQAISIQKTTQGIFSTSTSIPVGGYASLNGIRVLSLLWIICGHSAQFPVINSLDNYKDWRKTVESSPFYVLTISGPVFMAVDTFLLLGGLLSARSLLGSINKAEDKLSLSLVGNYLLKRITRIQPLHLFIMCLTIGLISLVKWGPYWFPFIDTVMDCKTYWWANLLLISNLLPVHEICIPWTWYLSLDFQCYATTPLLVYLYRLNRSVFMVVAGGLLLMTIVASAVITAHLQLPVFQPSTMTSENYVLYYYVKPYTRYGPFLIGILTGIYLTTKKNPLLKQWWQAALGWLCCLSLLALLVGLPYILKETPANPSVPHALYQGLHRPLWALAVTWIILACEEGYGGFINRFLSLTFWVPLSNISFACYLIHPVFIILYIGFQETPIHYTDINFMYLFLGHLVLTLAVSYMLTVLVEKPYLLPK; via the exons ATGACCCTTCATTTGGTggtgtttcttctttttgtggGGGGCAGAGGAGCAgtggaaaacacacagactttGACAGTGTCCCAAAGATGCTTGGAGGATACAAACACTTTTCTCCGGGAAATTAACCAGGATGAACCAAAGGGCTATGCTGTTCTAA TGTATGATGCTTTTGGGAAAGTGGGTAGCAATGTTGTAGGAGGTAACACCAACCAGCCTGGTTTGCTGCAGCAGTGCCGCTCTGCTCACGGCCCCAGCTTTTCTGGACAGTACTGCCAGGTGTTCCTTCGGCAG GGAAGAGTCCAGTACTTTGCCGGTATTTGTGTACCTGACTCCTGTGAGAAAGATGACGTGCAAACATTGGTGCTTTACG ACCAGCTTCAGTTTAATCAGATGTCCCTCATTCCTCCTTTACCTTCCATCCTGGTCAATCAGTCCACTCAGGAGATGACCATGACTCACTGTTTGTCCAGCAAAATTGCCCCTGATACATCTGATATCACCTGCCT GTTTGTCTGTTGTGTAATGGTAGCAATTCCTCTCGGAGCCACCCTGTTAACAGCTATGATAAGGTGGCAGTGGAAAAGAAAGGTCGAACCTACATTAGAGTCTTCCTCCTTAAACGCTGCGCTCAACCTTTACGGGACCCTGAAGACCAGCAGCTCATCTAGCAGTGAAACTAATAGCTGGA ATAGCAACCACCCCACACGAACATCCGCGCTTCAAAGCCGTGTGTATGGCTGCCTTCAAGCAATCTCTATACAGAAGACCACCCAGGGCATTTTTAGCACCTCCACATCAATTCCAGTCGGAGGCTACGCCTCACTGAATGGCATCCGTGTTCTCAGCCTGCTATGGATCATATGTGGCCACTCTGCACAGTTCCCTGTAATCAACAGCTTGG ACAATTACAAAGACTGGAGGAAAACTGTTGAAAGCAGCCCTTTCTATGTGCTAACCATAAGTGGACCTGTTTTCATGGCTGTCGATACCTTCTTACTGCTGGG GGGTCTGCTTAGTGCCAGGTCCCTGCTGGGCTCTATCAACAAGGCTGAAGACAAACTGAGCCTCAGCCTGGTTGGGAACTATCTCTTAAAGCGGATTACAAG GATTCAGCCACTGCATCTGTTCATTATGTGTCTAACCATTGGCCTTATCTCTCTGGTCAAGTGGGGACCCTACTGGTTCCCATTTATAGACACAGTGATGGATTGTAAGACATACTGGTGGGCTAACTTACTATTGATCAGTAATCTGCTCCCAGTCCATGAGATA TGTATTCCTTGGACGTGGTACCTGTCTCTAGACTTCCAGTGTTATGCAACCACTCCTCTCTTGGTTTATTTATACAGACT AAAtaggagtgtgtttatggtTGTGGCAGGTGGCCTCCTCCTGATGACTATTGTGGCCAGTGCTGTTATAACTGCACACCTGCAGCTACCAGTCTTTCAGCCATCTACAAT GACATCTGAGAATTATGTTTTGTATTACTATGTGAAACCCTACACGAGATACGGGCCATTTCTAATAGGGATCTTGACCGGAATATATCtgacaacaaagaaaaatccaCTGTTAAAGCAATGG TGGCAGGCAGCACTTGGTTGGCTCTGTTGTCTGTCACTTTTGGCTCTTTTGGTTGGATTGCCCTACATCCTGAAGGAGACGCCAGCCAATCCATCTGTGCCACATGCCCTGTATCAAGGGCTGCATAGACCACTCTGGGCACTGGCTGTGACCTGGATTATACTGGCCTGTGAGGAAGGCTATGGAG GCTTTATCAACAGGTTCTTATCCTTGACTTTCTGGGTTCCTCTTTCCAATATCAGCTTCGCCTGCTATCTCATACACCCTGTCTTCATCATCCTGTACATTGGCTTTCAAGAGACCCCAATCCATTACACAGACATCAATTTT ATGTACCTGTTCCTTGGCCACCTGGTGCTGACATTGGCAGTGAGCTACATGCTCACTGTGTTAGTTGAGAAGCCCTACCTGCTCCCAAAATAG